A genomic window from Acidobacteriota bacterium includes:
- a CDS encoding sigma-70 family RNA polymerase sigma factor, translating into MMLSATDLTQLSDGELWQCASQGDETAFVTLYRRRQSGVYRFALRLSGSTAIAEDVTQEVFLALLHERQRAVSRYDAARSSLASYLYGIARNQVLRRFERERNLTSWPNGSCPDDDDDDFLLVDEGNPLGELTRQETIESVRQAVLALPPHYREVVVLCDLHELSYLETAAALDCAVGTVRSRLHRARALLVEKLRALQVLEKGTATVAVKHEFGVLYEMRGV; encoded by the coding sequence ATGATGCTAAGCGCAACCGACCTGACACAATTGTCTGATGGCGAGCTTTGGCAGTGTGCGAGTCAGGGTGACGAAACCGCTTTCGTCACGCTCTATCGCCGCCGCCAGAGTGGTGTCTATCGGTTTGCGCTGCGCCTGAGCGGCTCCACGGCAATTGCCGAAGATGTGACACAAGAAGTTTTTTTGGCGCTCCTGCACGAGCGGCAACGCGCGGTGAGCCGTTATGATGCCGCGCGCAGTTCGTTGGCAAGTTATTTGTATGGCATCGCGCGCAACCAGGTGCTGCGCCGCTTTGAACGCGAGCGCAACCTGACGTCCTGGCCCAATGGATCGTGTCCGGACGATGACGACGATGATTTTCTGCTGGTTGACGAAGGCAATCCATTAGGCGAGCTGACGCGGCAGGAAACAATTGAGTCGGTGCGGCAAGCCGTGCTGGCGCTGCCGCCGCATTACCGCGAAGTCGTGGTGTTATGCGATCTGCACGAGTTGAGTTATTTGGAAACCGCCGCCGCGCTGGATTGCGCCGTCGGCACGGTGCGCTCGCGCTTGCATCGCGCGCGGGCGTTGCTGGTCGAGAAATTGCGCGCTTTGCAAGTGTTGGAAAAAGGGACGGCGACGGTCGCCGTCAAACATGAATTCGGTGTGTTATATGAAATGCGAGGAGTTTGA
- a CDS encoding energy transducer TonB — protein MSKRKQAFVSTACACALVAQSVSVTAQDKPKPKPAEQTFERVVVEPSGNGAATFTVRTADPAGLPGGTAYAYTQNSSGVFITGQGGSGGGTFGFMAAESFDSKVVKGAPYSAESVTEFAQTLADGNRLTRRSSSMVYRDSQGRMRREQNAMPVGLSEWINTENMPSTTIISDPVEGATYVLDQKQRLARRSRLLAATVTNVSAGGTLMRTAIAAPEAGVAVAGAPPQQMPQQIKVSGGVLQGSALRKVQPPYPPAAKTARAEGAVQVQVTISEKGEVIDASVVSGHPLLREATLSAARQWQFKPTELGGVPVKVQGVLTFNFTLEDGGAKPTEAANRGQTEAVLKTGTAGMRMNFNRESLGKQMIEGIECEGTRMVSTIPAGQIGNERPLEIINERWYSPELQLTVMTKQSDPRYGETVFRLANLTRAEPDEYLFKVPSEYTIKDENFGFRVMEDKVRRPEER, from the coding sequence ATGAGCAAACGCAAACAAGCCTTCGTCTCCACGGCTTGCGCCTGCGCGTTAGTCGCCCAAAGCGTCAGCGTCACCGCGCAAGACAAACCTAAACCCAAGCCCGCCGAACAAACTTTTGAGCGGGTCGTGGTGGAACCGAGCGGCAACGGTGCGGCAACGTTCACCGTGCGCACGGCTGATCCGGCAGGGTTGCCGGGCGGCACTGCTTACGCCTACACCCAAAACTCAAGCGGCGTTTTCATCACGGGCCAGGGCGGCAGCGGCGGCGGCACCTTTGGCTTTATGGCTGCCGAAAGCTTTGACAGCAAGGTCGTCAAAGGCGCGCCGTATTCCGCTGAGAGCGTGACCGAATTCGCGCAAACGCTGGCCGATGGCAATCGCCTGACGCGGCGTTCGTCGAGCATGGTCTATCGCGACAGCCAGGGACGCATGCGGCGCGAGCAAAACGCGATGCCCGTCGGCCTGTCCGAATGGATCAACACGGAGAATATGCCGAGCACCACAATCATCAGCGACCCGGTCGAGGGCGCGACCTATGTGCTCGATCAGAAACAGCGCCTCGCGCGCCGCAGCCGTCTGCTCGCCGCCACCGTTACGAATGTGAGCGCCGGGGGGACGTTAATGCGCACAGCGATTGCCGCGCCTGAAGCCGGTGTCGCCGTTGCGGGCGCACCGCCACAACAAATGCCGCAACAAATCAAAGTGTCCGGCGGCGTCTTGCAGGGCAGTGCGCTGCGCAAAGTTCAGCCGCCCTATCCGCCCGCCGCCAAAACCGCCCGTGCGGAAGGCGCTGTGCAAGTGCAAGTCACGATCAGTGAAAAAGGAGAGGTCATTGATGCTTCGGTCGTCAGCGGCCATCCGTTGTTGCGCGAGGCTACCCTAAGTGCGGCGCGCCAATGGCAGTTCAAACCGACCGAACTCGGCGGCGTGCCGGTCAAGGTGCAGGGCGTGCTGACGTTCAACTTCACGCTTGAGGATGGCGGCGCGAAACCGACTGAAGCGGCCAATCGCGGGCAAACTGAGGCTGTGTTGAAGACCGGGACAGCCGGGATGCGCATGAATTTCAATCGCGAGTCGCTCGGCAAACAAATGATCGAAGGGATTGAATGCGAAGGCACGCGCATGGTTTCGACCATTCCCGCCGGCCAAATCGGTAATGAGCGGCCCCTCGAAATCATCAACGAACGTTGGTATTCGCCGGAACTGCAACTCACCGTGATGACCAAACAGTCCGATCCGCGCTACGGCGAAACGGTCTTCCGGCTGGCCAATCTCACACGGGCTGAACCCGATGAATATCTGTTCAAAGTCCCCAGCGAATACACCATCAAGGACGAGAACTTCGGCTTCCGTGTGATGGAAGATAAAGTGCGCCGTCCGGAAGAGCGTTAA
- a CDS encoding CHAT domain-containing protein, producing the protein MKLSFPKLFLVLLACAISPTAQQPANNAADDAAIRAVVSRYFETWASEDLDGHMALWTGLEQDRQTRREAMQRRFAEADFSFSPLTILRVKQQGGTASLYAKTERRTVTPATPTLAVTPVLIAFSLVKEEVWRIMREQPLGTALMFEFLGASEAELPSLLETAQALASPDLAQLLASQSDRQFASGQYKTALKTLQLVLAIAETLNDKKTQADVWHNTGTGYFFLRDYQQALAAHQKALVLERQLGRKAETAKVFASLGLTHLLLQQPRVALAEYQQALALYETLNERGEVSQTLEAIGNVHYDQGDYVKALAQYRKSLDYLTSTTTATYANRLVKIARVAYELGDDALALEHYRRALESFDQAGNRSSRGFVLHSIANIYYNQGDLTQALQHYQLSQQAEERAGSPNGSASALQGIGLVHVLNGDYALALPAYERNLSIAKLLRDKGQEAFAVQKVAGTCFALGDYARALQLYEEALKLREDLGDRREVASALLDLGITHQALGNYAAALRLDEKSRAAYATLNLPAGVANALLNAAIVHYVQNNFTQALAVADEAATFAKLAEEDELLWRARYRAGKCQQQLQQLPLARQALSEAITLIEKQRPAPGSTPASRSNENKSGPYLAMVDVLLALNQGAEAFQFAERAKQRGLLTMLRGGRGWITNAMTKAEQEREGQLVNDLALLNAQLARENEKQQPNTVRVQALTKQWQQTRLAYDAFLQRLYRLHPQLKTLRGEGPAVTALQAGQLVMDERRALLAYSETEDRIVLFLFSKEHAAKTPALKIFALGSNRGELYQRLTQLQTALVARNAAADAQLRELYDELLEPARAQLEGKTQLIIAPDGLLWNLPFAALQPRAAHYLIEDFALTYTPSATAWQAMSQAGGATIAVRTRTGARVAAKPNAPPETLLTFANPTLSDEMLTRLKARLQHEAFAVNAETENEAAAISQAFAAAQQQRFSGAEATAQRAKTAASQARWLHFAAPAVLDEMNPLQSGVALAVAANETNEDGMLTWREALQLKLPARLVSFTAAETAPARLGNGRAQVATSWAFFIAGCSNLLLNQWPVAGSGTTALMQEFYRQARLQPFPSRAEAWQQAVLALLQTAEYRHPYYWAGFKLFGVN; encoded by the coding sequence ATGAAACTCTCTTTTCCCAAACTCTTCCTCGTGCTTCTGGCCTGCGCAATTTCCCCAACCGCACAACAACCAGCCAACAACGCCGCAGACGACGCGGCCATCCGCGCAGTTGTTTCGCGCTACTTTGAAACCTGGGCCAGCGAAGACCTGGACGGGCACATGGCGCTCTGGACGGGATTGGAACAGGATCGCCAAACACGCCGCGAAGCCATGCAACGCCGCTTTGCCGAGGCTGATTTCAGTTTCTCGCCGCTCACCATTTTGCGCGTCAAACAGCAAGGCGGCACGGCCAGCCTTTACGCCAAGACCGAACGCCGCACGGTCACACCGGCAACGCCAACCCTCGCAGTGACTCCAGTGCTGATCGCGTTCTCGCTGGTCAAAGAAGAGGTGTGGCGCATTATGCGCGAGCAACCGCTGGGCACGGCGTTGATGTTTGAATTTCTCGGCGCTTCAGAAGCCGAGTTGCCGTCTTTGCTCGAAACCGCGCAGGCCTTGGCGTCGCCCGATCTGGCGCAATTGTTGGCCAGCCAGAGCGACCGGCAATTCGCCAGCGGCCAGTACAAAACGGCGCTCAAAACTTTGCAGTTGGTGCTCGCCATCGCGGAAACACTCAACGACAAAAAGACGCAGGCCGATGTCTGGCACAACACCGGCACCGGTTATTTCTTTTTGCGGGATTACCAGCAGGCGCTGGCCGCCCACCAAAAGGCGCTAGTGCTAGAGCGGCAATTGGGCCGCAAAGCCGAAACCGCCAAGGTGTTTGCCAGCCTGGGGCTGACGCATCTGTTGTTGCAACAACCGCGCGTGGCGCTGGCGGAATATCAGCAGGCGCTGGCGCTGTATGAAACGCTGAATGAGCGCGGCGAGGTCTCGCAAACGCTCGAAGCCATCGGCAATGTGCATTATGACCAGGGCGATTATGTCAAAGCGCTGGCGCAATACCGCAAAAGCCTCGATTACCTGACGTCCACGACGACGGCCACCTATGCCAACCGTCTGGTCAAGATTGCGCGCGTGGCTTATGAATTGGGCGATGACGCGCTGGCGCTCGAACATTACCGGCGCGCGCTCGAAAGTTTCGACCAGGCCGGGAACCGCAGCAGCCGGGGTTTCGTGCTGCACAGCATCGCCAACATCTATTACAACCAGGGCGATCTGACGCAGGCCTTGCAGCATTACCAACTCAGCCAGCAGGCCGAAGAGCGCGCGGGCAGTCCCAATGGCAGCGCCAGCGCCTTGCAAGGCATTGGGCTGGTGCACGTGCTCAATGGCGATTACGCGCTCGCCTTACCGGCTTACGAACGCAATCTGAGCATCGCGAAGCTGCTGCGTGACAAAGGGCAGGAAGCCTTCGCCGTGCAGAAAGTCGCGGGCACGTGTTTCGCGCTGGGCGATTACGCGCGCGCCTTGCAGCTTTACGAAGAAGCCTTGAAGCTGCGCGAGGACCTGGGCGACCGGCGCGAAGTCGCCAGCGCCTTGCTTGATCTGGGCATTACGCACCAGGCCCTGGGCAATTACGCCGCAGCGTTGCGCCTGGATGAAAAGAGCCGCGCCGCATACGCCACGCTCAACCTGCCCGCCGGCGTGGCGAACGCATTGCTCAACGCCGCCATCGTGCATTACGTGCAAAACAATTTCACCCAGGCGCTGGCAGTGGCCGACGAAGCCGCGACATTCGCCAAACTCGCTGAGGAAGACGAATTGCTCTGGCGCGCGCGTTATCGCGCGGGCAAGTGCCAGCAGCAATTGCAGCAACTCCCGCTCGCGCGCCAAGCCTTGAGTGAAGCCATCACCCTGATCGAAAAGCAACGCCCCGCGCCCGGTAGCACGCCAGCGAGCCGTTCCAACGAAAACAAAAGTGGGCCGTATCTGGCAATGGTGGACGTCTTACTGGCCTTGAATCAGGGCGCCGAAGCGTTCCAATTCGCCGAACGCGCCAAGCAACGCGGGTTGTTGACGATGCTGCGCGGCGGGCGCGGCTGGATCACCAACGCGATGACGAAAGCGGAGCAGGAACGCGAAGGTCAACTGGTCAACGACCTGGCGCTGCTCAATGCGCAACTCGCGCGCGAAAACGAAAAACAACAACCAAACACGGTGCGCGTGCAGGCATTGACCAAACAATGGCAGCAAACGCGGCTGGCTTACGATGCATTTTTGCAGCGTCTCTATCGCCTGCATCCGCAATTGAAAACGCTGCGCGGCGAAGGCCCCGCCGTGACCGCGCTGCAAGCCGGGCAACTCGTGATGGATGAACGCCGCGCCTTGCTGGCGTATAGCGAAACTGAAGACCGCATCGTGCTGTTCCTGTTCAGTAAAGAGCACGCAGCCAAAACACCCGCGCTGAAAATCTTTGCGCTTGGCAGCAATCGCGGCGAGTTGTACCAGCGACTGACACAACTGCAAACGGCGCTGGTCGCGCGTAATGCCGCCGCAGACGCACAATTGCGCGAGCTTTACGACGAACTTCTGGAACCCGCGCGGGCGCAGTTAGAGGGCAAAACACAACTCATCATTGCGCCCGATGGCTTGCTCTGGAATTTACCCTTTGCCGCGTTGCAACCACGCGCCGCGCATTACCTGATCGAAGATTTCGCGCTTACCTACACGCCTTCAGCGACGGCCTGGCAAGCCATGTCGCAAGCGGGTGGCGCAACCATTGCCGTCCGCACGCGAACAGGCGCGCGCGTCGCCGCAAAGCCGAACGCGCCGCCAGAAACGCTGCTGACCTTTGCCAACCCTACCTTGAGCGATGAAATGCTCACGCGGTTGAAAGCGCGCTTGCAACACGAGGCCTTTGCTGTGAACGCCGAAACGGAAAACGAAGCAGCGGCAATCAGCCAGGCTTTTGCGGCGGCCCAGCAACAACGTTTCAGCGGTGCTGAAGCGACCGCACAACGCGCCAAAACTGCTGCGTCCCAAGCGCGTTGGCTGCATTTCGCCGCGCCCGCCGTGCTGGATGAAATGAACCCCTTGCAATCCGGTGTGGCCCTGGCCGTCGCCGCGAACGAGACGAACGAGGACGGAATGCTGACTTGGCGCGAGGCGCTGCAACTGAAACTGCCGGCCCGGTTGGTGAGCTTCACGGCGGCGGAAACAGCGCCTGCGCGCTTGGGCAATGGGCGCGCGCAGGTGGCGACGAGTTGGGCATTTTTCATTGCCGGATGTTCGAACCTGCTCTTGAATCAATGGCCGGTTGCAGGCAGCGGCACGACCGCGTTGATGCAAGAGTTTTACCGGCAAGCGCGTCTGCAACCGTTCCCCTCGCGTGCGGAGGCCTGGCAACAGGCTGTGCTTGCGCTGTTACAAACGGCTGAATATCGCCATCCATATTATTGGGCTGGCTTCAAGTTGTTTGGCGTGAATTGA
- a CDS encoding EamA family transporter: protein MNSAPTPITTTAINPATATQIPSANHGYLLAATAALLWGTSGVTARFLFNHDIRPFDLLMIRTVSAALLHWLWLGLTARHLLRVERRELPRLALFGLIGLAINQGCYYIALKLTSVGYALLFQYTAPFLLMGYGVLAKTERMTAAKFLAGLLSLCGCALMMLGHAGGRMNLSWQGTLAALGSAMAFAFYSAYGQRILRRHDSRTAMTYAFTFAGLAWLLARPPWLIEWQQFDSRAWGFVAYLSAFATVAPFGLYLASLRHLEPSRANLTSALEPVIAAALAWVWLGETMGGWQMLGGAAVLTGVVLLQIESRLRLAFRSNNSR, encoded by the coding sequence TTGAATTCAGCACCAACACCAATCACCACCACCGCAATCAACCCTGCGACGGCAACGCAAATTCCATCCGCCAACCACGGCTATCTATTGGCGGCCACGGCGGCGCTGCTGTGGGGAACCTCGGGCGTCACCGCGCGGTTTCTGTTCAATCACGACATCCGCCCGTTTGACTTGTTGATGATTCGCACGGTCAGCGCGGCGCTCTTGCATTGGCTGTGGCTGGGCTTGACGGCGCGCCATCTGTTGCGGGTCGAACGGCGCGAATTGCCGCGCCTGGCTTTATTCGGCTTGATCGGCTTAGCCATTAACCAGGGCTGTTATTACATCGCGTTGAAACTGACCAGCGTCGGCTATGCGCTGTTGTTTCAGTACACCGCGCCGTTTCTGCTGATGGGATACGGGGTGCTTGCCAAAACCGAGCGCATGACGGCAGCCAAATTTCTGGCTGGCCTGCTCAGCTTGTGCGGCTGCGCGCTGATGATGCTGGGCCACGCGGGCGGGCGTATGAACCTTTCCTGGCAAGGCACTTTGGCCGCGTTGGGATCGGCAATGGCCTTTGCGTTTTACAGCGCGTATGGCCAACGAATTTTGCGGCGGCATGATTCACGCACGGCGATGACCTATGCCTTCACCTTTGCCGGTTTGGCGTGGCTGCTGGCGCGTCCGCCCTGGTTGATCGAATGGCAACAATTCGACAGCCGCGCGTGGGGGTTTGTGGCGTATTTATCGGCCTTCGCAACGGTCGCGCCATTTGGCCTGTATCTGGCGAGCCTGCGCCATCTGGAACCGAGCCGTGCCAATCTGACTTCGGCGCTGGAACCGGTCATTGCGGCGGCGTTGGCCTGGGTTTGGTTGGGCGAAACGATGGGCGGCTGGCAAATGCTGGGCGGTGCGGCGGTGCTAACGGGCGTTGTGTTGTTGCAAATAGAAAGCAGGCTGCGCTTGGCTTTTCGGAGTAATAACAGCCGGTGA